Sequence from the Penaeus monodon isolate SGIC_2016 unplaced genomic scaffold, NSTDA_Pmon_1 PmonScaffold_5221, whole genome shotgun sequence genome:
ttatttttcatatcaagATCTCATCATAGTTTATAGCCCAAGTATCATTCAGTTGAAAATCTGGAAGATATTTTGATGTAGTGTGATTTAAGATGAGACTGTATTAACAAAGGGAGCAAAGGCAGACAGTAGAAAGCTTTAACTTGATTTCACCCAAGTTGGGTTTTAAACATGCTTTGTTGCCAATGATATAAACAATCAGATTCTCTATATGCTTCAACTACGTTTTCTTTACAAGTACATTGAATCCCATAATAGGTTGCAGTAGATGAAATACTTCCACTTATAAGTAACTAGAAGTGGTAGTTAATGCATGGTAAAGGTCAGCCGTGTATATGAAAGTCTTTGATATAGAGTAATACATTTGATTAATTCTCCCAATTTTCAGGACTTTAATTTCTGATTGCCAGATATTTCCAAGTTTTAAATTGTATAAATAGTCACAAGGTATTAGCATCTTAGTAAAAGGTGAATGACACTATCATTTTATACCAGTTGCAGTAAAGCTGATATCTAATTGAAAGCTCTCGGTATGTAATGTTTGACAAAAGagataaactatatatgtatatatatgtgtatgtgtgtatatatatatatatatatatatatatattatatatatatatatatatatatattatatatttttgtgtgtgtgtggtatgtatcatatatatataatataatataatacatatgaaaatataaatatataagatatataagatatataagatatatataaaatataaaaaatataattttatatatataatatatatatatattatatatataatatatatatgtatatattatatataaaatatatatattaatatattatatattatatttatatatattatatttttttataatattaatatatattttatatatataaatatataattttataaaattttataatataaaaatattttatatataatatatattttttatataaatatatattttataattttaatatatattttatataataaaaaataaaattagatattaatatataaaaataaaaataataataaaatatataaaaatttatatataaaatatataaatattattttatatataaaatataattatatattaaaatatattatatatataaaatatatatatatataattatatatatatatatatataacaacatacacatatataacatatatattttctctttggcAACATTACTCCCGACAGCTTTCAATACATAGCAGTTTTACTGAAAACTGTATACAAGATAGTGTCATTCACCTTTTATAAAAGCTAATACCCTTttgactattttttaaaaattaaacttgaAGATTCTGggaatcagaaaaataaaaatctctgaaaaaagggagaattaatCTAAAGTATTTCTCTATTAAAGATTTATATCACTGGCTGACCTTACCATGCATTAACTACATTTATTCTTATAATGGAAGTATTTTATCTACTGCAAAACCCATTAGGGTTCAAAGTACTGTaaagaaaaatgttgaaaaatataggaattgttgttttttcttggcaAACAAAAACATGTTTAGAAAAAACTGGTGAAACAAGTTAAAACTTTTTATGtctgcctttttccctttgttaatACGTCTCATCTTTTAAAACACATACTCAAAATATCTTCCagattttttaaatgaatgaaTTGGGCATAAAATGATGAatcttgatatgaaaaaaaatatgcaaaaaaaaaaaatcatccaatgCATACATGTAACCTATTTACTCTAAAGAAatggtttaaaaatttcccaaactaaGCAAAACCCATCTTAgatcaaaaaaggggaagaggtagcgaggttctgtatttttttatggtctatatcatttatttcataagGAACCTTGTAGGGATACTTAATGCTtggtacttttaaaattttaatcccttttttgagCATGCAAAAATATCCCAGATACTTTTAATATTTGGTATTTACTGAAATGTTTTATAGAATACCACTTTTATTGTTAAACGAATTTTATATACTTGTTAAAGCACACTGAAAATactatagtttatattttataaaaagaaaaacattacatCATTCTCATATTACATTTCCAAAAACGTCTAAAtatgaaaatactaaaaataatctaGTATCTAAAGTTACCAAGTAACAGCTAAACCAACTAGGTTACAATATGAAAGATATCCACCAAGAAACACAGATATATGGTTTCCCTTGTGTTATCAATCTACTACTTGCATACCTCTTTCCATTCTATAGACTGAATgcctatctacttatatacaaAACAGAATATATCTTAACAGTCAATTCACAATCAGGAGAAATGTCTTTGCATCTTAACAGGTAAACCTTCtgcaaaaatagataataataatgaactaaaAATCACTTCTTTCAGGACAATGACAATCAATGGCACTTTAAATCTATGGCTTTGAattattatgtgtacatatagcatataaataattaataaggtAATAAGTCTGAAGAAAAATGCTTTTGCTATAAGGTAAGAGTCTGTTGAAGATAACACACAAAATTGTTTGTGGTGCTTGCTATTAACTATATGCAAttaaataagggaaataaaaaaaacactcttacacaaacattcatatacaAACTGCAATTTTTCTGCAAGTCACTGATAAAACTGCCATCTCCTCATACAGAAGTCATTTAAGCAACATTTTCTTAGCCTTGATTTTGTGCATTTCAAGATTACAATAGATTTTGACTagtgaaaatgttttttgtttttttttttcttaatgacaaTAATCTATAAAGAGGACACCAAAACAGCAGAATAGGGCAATTTTAACAATTTATACATCCTCATACTCCAGTTTTTGTTATCTCATTcaattgtacatatattttaaagcTTATCATTCTTTAAACTTTGATCCTTTTACAAATTCCAAGAATTCATTTTCAAGTGCACTGTGAAcacaacacatgtaaacacatatacacacatgtacacacacacacacacacacacacacacaacacaccacacacacacacacacacacacacacacacacacacacacacaccacacacacacacacatgtacacacacatgtacacacacacacacacacacacacacacacacacacacacacacacacacacacacacaaaatctaatgcactttcatttatattttaattttaaaaatttcatgtttaaagaaaacaaattctTTATAACAGTACAAGAAATGCACAGAAATTTTAAACTATGTCTTAAAGCCAATATATCTCTgtgaataaatacacatacatgcttggatgtacacacactcatctatacaatcctgcacacaaacaaacacaaaacaaacaaacatgaaatggagaaaaaaaaaggttagtaaGTTAATTGTAACTTTATACACATCCTTTATGACTTGTAGAATTTGTACTCAAGTCTTGTGATAGCTATGTGTTGTTAGCATATCTCCCTgtcataaataataaacaaataaacatggtAATAAGAGTATGAAACTCACATCTCAGAATATTCCACTGGATTGATAAAATTGACTTATAACAGACATTCTTTCAATTTGAGTAACTGTTTTCCATACAAGTGTCAGGCaaatttgtgttatattttagGTCTATTTGAGCTAGCATTCCTTATTCAAAACTTATGAATGCTTCTTTTAACAGAATCTACTGTTATAACATGTATAAGTAAATTATGTTGTATACGTGTTTGCATCAACATGGaagcatgtgtgcatgtgcaggtgtatttaaaaatgtaaaggtATAGAAGTGCAGGTGTgctcacatatatttgtgtataagtcTGTGAGTTTACCTGTGCATATGTGCATGATGTGCATTTACActagtgttataatataaaactatagttATGCCTCATTCTATAATTTGTATGGTCCATCTGTATTAATCATTATGTCTACCCTCAACCAAATATCTTTCGTCACAAAAATCATAAACATTTTTGTTAATACAGTAGCTCGTCTGCCACTATCATTTTCCCATCAtacaaaaataggggaaaaaaaaaattagagacaaCAGGAAATAAAATCACACTATTCTTAGAATCAAGAGAGGCATTGCTTGTGTTTTCCTGCTGCTAGTTGACTGCACAGAGATCTTTTACCGTACTAAGTTGTTCTGAATCCAATCATCATCCAGTTCTTCAAGGTCCCGCACCTGGAAAACCTTTGTTAGGTTACATTCCTTAATCATGTGTGTGTAACTCCCTGCATACATCATCTGGAGCTGTGGCTGGCAATCTGAAACAGCAAGTCAACGTAAAAAAGAAcatcagaaataaataaaacaaaaaaaaaaaaaaagggacagactaTATAAACATAACTCGAATACCAGAAAACTTTGATATATGAAAggtaacatacaaaaaacacacaataatattactgAATCAAAGGTGCCTAAAACATGCATATGTAAGTTGAATTTATTCTCTGAAGCAATTTAATCCACTTACATGCACTGAAATACTGATAGTTCCTATTCGTTATTGCAACCTCTTTTTCTCACTGAAAAATATGTAGTGAATACAGTTTTACAATATCATAACATAAACtaatatggaaaaagaaaaaaaaaaaatagaagataaaaaaaaaattgtcccagTCCCTCAGGCAGACAAAGGGCCAAATTCAACATAAAATTCTACCTCTTGGTGTTGTAAAATAAAAGCCATAGGGTAGGAGATGCGGCCATCGGGGTGGGAGATGCGCCATGAAATGAGCACATAGCGTGGCTGGGTATCTGGAATGGAGTCCCGAAGCTCGTCAATGTCCTCAAGGTcctccagctcttcttctaaGATGATCTCCGAGGCCTGCTGGTCCACTTTCACTGGAAAATGAATTGCCGTGAGTCTTCTCATATTACCAGAAATTTTGGCTCTCTTCTTTACAGTGAAAACCTGAGATAGCCTTCAGCTGAATCTTTTATATCAGTCTAGAAATCCATTTAAGCTTTTATCATTAACAGCATCATTTTCCAAGGTGAAACAGAGATTTCACTTGTTAGCAAGCATAAGTCTACATAGCTTTAATTTGTATATCATACATGCACattcaagaaagaagagaagagaaaaaaaataaattttactcaaaatgaggaaaccaaaaaaaaaaaaaaaaaaaaaaaaaaaaagaagaagaagaaaggtggaGTTTTGCTGACCTAGAAAGAGTACTGAAGGCTCACATGCTACAATAAACAATGGAGATTTTCACttaggttatttattttttagaataaataacattttattatcaatCTGTGATGCAATATCAGACAAGAAAAATGTCTGCAATTCTTTAATCTATTGTTTCCTTTACTCTTTACCTTGAAATGTGTGCACGCCCAAAACCGTAATTTTATGGTTATGATTAGTCATAAgatgacaataaagatattttttaacaactatacaataacaaaacaaagatgAAACAAACAATTATTGCAAGAGTAATGATGCTGGTGCAGACAACAATAATGACTGAAGTTGAAgacaatgataattgtgataatgaccatgatcatgatgataacactaatagtattaacagtaataacaataaaaataattatactaataacaattacagtaataatagcagaaataaaacaggcaaatgaatgataacaaaataattacaataacatcaataacactatcgttaatgataatcataatgaccatGACAACATGGAAGTCCAAATTTATAGCCTTCTTATTGacactttaaaaatatttctatttgTTGTGTAATCATtagattcttttaaaaaaaggtctctaaaaaaaaaaaaaaagttttaatatgtCATACCTTTTCCTGTATGATTACAATAATTCTTCAACAAAGCTATGCAACAACTATAAAACATTGCTAGGTCAGGAGAAAGCTCAGTATGAAATCTATTATTTGGATTTTGTTACATGTAtctggaaataataacaaaattgtaacaaaaatccataaaaaaataaatatgtatatatttaacaaatgacaaaaacacacagaaacacaaacatataaacttataaaacctttaactaaaaataaacacacttaaAATATATGAACAGAATACATGCTACCATTATTTACTTAAAATAGCAGCATTGTTTGTAGCACGGCGGAACCTGAACTTGCGAAGCTTCTCCTTGAGTTCTGGGTTGATGGTGCACAAAGGAAGACTCtgaggaaacaggaagaggaagcaaGAATGT
This genomic interval carries:
- the LOC119571126 gene encoding LOW QUALITY PROTEIN: glia maturation factor beta-like (The sequence of the model RefSeq protein was modified relative to this genomic sequence to represent the inferred CDS: inserted 1 base in 1 codon), translated to MSLPLCTINPELKEKLRKFRFRRATNNAAILMKVDQQASEIILEEELEDLEDIDELRDSIPDTQPRYVLISWRISHPDGRISYPMAFIXTTPRDCQPQLQMMYAGSYTHMIKECNLTKVFQVRDLEELDDDWIQNNLVR